One genomic segment of candidate division KSB1 bacterium includes these proteins:
- a CDS encoding DUF1189 family protein: MKEKSNFFGNFLGSVSSLSFYAAVPHRRHPLVVLHLLVLSSAVLAVTLIPFASRVTAVAKRYVSYYDERFPEIHLDGKRVSFAGSLPTRVELENGAQVVIDTTGVFASVESLPVGSVLVTNRGLEVKSRHGVRRYAFDSLRASVPLIITPKNAPALLKQVLTVGIAMLAVGGVVAVLLVGSIAALLGAGYVLLLDGLRHGPLRPKDAFAVAVYALTPFTVVLSAVLLAGLFSGSFLLVLWIGYCLLLAVAVIRIHRGVAVETT, translated from the coding sequence ATGAAGGAGAAAAGCAATTTCTTTGGCAACTTCTTGGGAAGCGTGAGCAGCCTTTCGTTCTATGCGGCGGTGCCGCACAGGCGACATCCTTTGGTTGTTCTGCATCTCCTTGTGCTGAGCAGCGCCGTGCTTGCCGTCACGCTCATCCCATTTGCCAGCCGAGTAACTGCCGTGGCCAAACGCTACGTGAGCTACTACGACGAGCGCTTTCCAGAAATCCACTTAGATGGCAAACGAGTCTCTTTTGCGGGCTCGCTGCCGACCAGGGTGGAGCTTGAGAATGGGGCGCAGGTGGTAATCGACACCACAGGCGTTTTTGCCTCAGTGGAAAGTCTCCCGGTTGGCAGTGTGCTGGTGACCAATAGGGGCCTGGAAGTGAAGAGCCGCCACGGCGTCCGCCGCTATGCCTTTGACTCACTTCGTGCTTCGGTGCCGCTCATCATCACGCCGAAGAACGCACCGGCACTCCTGAAGCAGGTGCTGACGGTGGGGATTGCGATGCTCGCCGTGGGCGGAGTAGTGGCTGTCCTGCTCGTGGGCTCCATCGCCGCTCTTTTGGGTGCGGGATACGTGCTCCTCTTGGACGGCCTGCGGCATGGCCCCCTGCGCCCCAAGGACGCATTTGCCGTGGCAGTGTACGCGCTCACTCCTTTCACCGTGGTGTTGAGCGCGGTACTGCTGGCCGGTCTGTTTTCCGGCTCATTCTTGCTGGTGCTCTGGATAGGCTACTGTCTCTTGTTGGCAGTTGCCGTGATCAGAATCCACCGAGGCGTGGCTGTGGAAACCACCTAG
- the buk gene encoding butyrate kinase, translating to MRILVINPGSTSTKVALFVAEQAEARETLTHPPEELAKHPHVWDQFEMRRAAIADFVARQRLELRSLAAVAGRGGLLRSVAGGTYRVNEKMLTDAKANLQGEHVANLGCALAFDFARQAGVEAYVTDPVSVDEFGPLARYSGHPLIQRRALAHALSIHEVARRAAARLGKSLAETNLVVAHLGGGISVAPVKAGRIVDVNDASSDGPFSPERTGGLPLQPFIGLCYSGRYTEKEMRTLVMGKGGLVAYLGTSSAEEVERRIAEGDEMARQVYEAMAYQIAKEIGAMATVLAGSVDAVVLTGGLAHSRLLVDWVSQRVGFLAPVMVLAGEFEMEAMVAGVLRVLRGEEEALEY from the coding sequence GTGCGCATACTGGTCATCAACCCTGGGTCGACGAGCACAAAGGTGGCGCTTTTCGTGGCAGAGCAGGCAGAAGCACGAGAGACTTTGACGCACCCTCCTGAAGAGCTGGCCAAGCATCCTCATGTGTGGGACCAGTTTGAGATGCGCCGGGCGGCAATAGCCGACTTTGTTGCCAGGCAGCGCTTGGAATTGCGGTCCTTGGCGGCAGTTGCCGGGCGGGGTGGGCTCTTGCGCAGCGTCGCCGGGGGGACCTACCGCGTGAACGAGAAGATGCTGACCGATGCCAAGGCTAACCTGCAGGGCGAACATGTGGCCAATTTGGGGTGTGCGCTGGCTTTTGACTTTGCGCGGCAAGCCGGTGTCGAGGCCTATGTCACCGACCCGGTGTCGGTGGACGAGTTCGGGCCGCTCGCGCGCTACTCCGGACATCCACTCATTCAAAGGCGCGCGTTGGCGCATGCGCTGAGCATCCACGAGGTCGCGCGCCGCGCCGCCGCAAGGCTGGGCAAATCGCTGGCGGAGACGAACCTGGTAGTTGCCCACCTTGGCGGCGGCATCTCTGTGGCACCGGTCAAAGCGGGAAGGATAGTTGACGTCAACGATGCCTCAAGCGACGGCCCTTTCTCGCCGGAGCGCACCGGAGGCTTGCCGCTGCAGCCGTTCATCGGCCTCTGTTACTCGGGACGATACACCGAGAAGGAGATGCGCACCTTGGTGATGGGCAAGGGGGGACTGGTGGCTTATCTCGGCACAAGTTCCGCCGAGGAAGTTGAGCGGCGCATTGCCGAAGGCGACGAAATGGCCCGGCAAGTCTACGAGGCAATGGCGTACCAGATTGCCAAGGAAATCGGTGCCATGGCCACCGTCCTGGCCGGCAGCGTCGACGCAGTGGTGCTGACGGGTGGACTGGCCCACTCGCGCCTCTTAGTGGACTGGGTGTCCCAGCGCGTCGGATTCCTTGCTCCGGTGATGGTCCTTGCCGGCGAGTTCGAGATGGAGGCCATGGTCGCAGGGGTGCTGCGCGTGCTGCGTGGCGAGGAAGAGGCTCTGGAGTACTAA
- a CDS encoding response regulator has protein sequence MEKAKVLVVDDEQVMRDSLRAWLEDEGFEVETADDALKALAVVKERPFDVAVIDIRMPGMDGIVLQKKLREAQADLPVVIITAHASVETAVQAMREGAYDYLMKPFPPEKLTNVIRRVLEHRKLTVENIRLKKERRNSIIMAALALVGLAALLVAPRAGSLSMPLYFLFLACLAGVVIVLGAQLSGARARS, from the coding sequence ATGGAAAAGGCGAAAGTACTCGTGGTTGATGATGAGCAGGTCATGCGCGACTCGCTCCGCGCTTGGCTTGAGGACGAAGGGTTTGAGGTCGAGACGGCCGATGATGCGCTCAAGGCGCTGGCAGTGGTCAAGGAGCGCCCGTTCGATGTTGCCGTCATCGACATTCGCATGCCTGGCATGGACGGCATCGTGTTGCAGAAGAAGCTGCGCGAGGCACAAGCGGACCTCCCGGTGGTCATTATCACCGCCCACGCCAGCGTGGAAACGGCAGTGCAGGCCATGCGCGAAGGGGCTTACGACTACCTCATGAAGCCCTTTCCGCCAGAGAAACTGACCAACGTCATTCGGCGCGTGCTGGAGCATCGCAAGCTGACGGTGGAGAACATCCGCCTGAAAAAGGAGCGGCGCAACAGCATCATCATGGCCGCTCTTGCGCTCGTGGGACTGGCGGCTCTCCTTGTTGCCCCTCGCGCCGGCTCGTTGTCCATGCCCTTGTACTTCCTCTTCCTTGCGTGTCTTGCCGGAGTGGTTATCGTGTTGGGGGCACAGCTTTCCGGAGCGCGAGCTCGGTCGTGA